In Electrophorus electricus isolate fEleEle1 chromosome 10, fEleEle1.pri, whole genome shotgun sequence, the genomic window GTGTGGATGGCAGTGAGATAATCACTAATTCCTCAGTGCTAAAGCCACACACGCTTTCCACAAGAAGAAGGCCACTCAGCTATATGAGTGGACAAGTTACACACCAGGACAGACAAATCAATCTCCTGTGACAATTGCCAATGGTTTTCTCTATGCCAGAGAAAAGCCGTAGGGAGATAGCTACATTCTGATCACTGTGATCTCTCATCAGACACAATCTCCATATGAAATGAACAGGCATGTAAGTCCTTTTACAGTCCAGAAATTAATATATTGTACACCAACGGTCACAATGTGCAATAGCGACACTAACTCTGTACTGACtactttttgcttgtttgtttggattgtttttttgggggggggggggttgtttgttttttttttttcctaaagtGATTTTTGTGTTATTCAGACATGCGGTACAGTGAcatacagcagtgcagtgaaaGATTTGTGGTGGCAGACATTTAACACCTTAActtatacacacaatcacaactgCTTAAATCAGGAGGTCGTATTCATAACAGTCTCAGAATTGTGGAAATAGTTATATTTTGGTCTCTTTAGTTACTactcttcagtgtgtgtttgtgtccatgtgcTTGAGCACACGCACTTGTATGAGtacgtttgcgtgtgtgtgtatgtgtgtgtgtgtgtgtcagtgatggctgaaacagcaacatttaaaaaggaTTATTTCAGAACTATAACGATACGGCTGTTGTGAAAGTTCATTGCATTTCCTACAAAGTCCATCTGAAGTGCTTGTAAATCACTGTGTTCCTTTAGTCTTCTCTTTGAGAGATAGGCTACATAAACAGAGGCACCTCGCTTAGGGCTTGGGGTCTCCCTCCTGTTTGGATATATTTCTGtacgtgtgagtatgtgtacatgtatctTTTAGTAGACGCGCAGGAAAGAGAGAGCTCGGCCCCTAGTACTCGCTGAGGCTGTGCCACTTGGAGATCTGTCGGCGTGGGTTTTGGCAGACGTCTTGCCAGTGGCTGGCGCCAGAGGGGCAGGGACTGTGCATGCCCAGGATCAGTCGCCCCACCGCCTGGTTCTTAGTGGTGCGGTCAAAGTCCATGACCAAGAACTCGATGGAGATGTCGGGGAGCAGGTCTGCGGGCACGTCATAGATGAAGGACTCGTTGAAGACGGGGTTCGGCGTGCACTTCTTCACATGGGTCTTCTTCTTGGCGATGCGCTTACGGCCATAGAACACATTCACTTTCACGTACGGATCTGAAAAACAGGAAGGAAAACATTACTCGctcatattttttcttcttttttaaaacaagtgaCAAACGATTAGCCTGTTCTTCTGATACCTTCCTGGAGCCGACATCCGAATGCTGCCtaaagtgtgtatatgtgaatagcctgcatgcgtatgtgtatCTggatgtgcgcgcgtgtgcgtgtgtgtgtgtgtgtacttactgCCGGCCAGGCCGGTGATGTCCAATTCAGGAAGACGCCTGGCCTTcagcaccaccacactgagtctGTGAGAGACAGGTTGGTATGACAGCGACACCAGAAGCTCCCCACGGCTCACGCACTGCAAAATCCCACAGAACATCTGCCTTTAGTTCACTCCTGCCATTCAGACTCATTCACTCCCTCTGCATATTTACTTAACACTGAGGTCTGTGTTATGTGTAGCCTAATTACTGTCTATAATGGCAGCTTCAGTGCATTATAAGAGCTCTCTTGCCTCTCTCTTTGCGGAACGCCTCACAAAATAGAGACAAACTTGACAATGGCATACTACAGGGAAAAATCTCCCTCAATAAGCAAACTCTGTGCTGTGAGTCTCGCTCATGCCGTTCTCCCTCTATGTCCTGCTAGTCTCTGAGCCACTAAGAAAAGCAGATGTTTATCAGCTAAAAGAGTACCAGCCGTGTAATCAGAGTCCACACTGCACCTAAAGCTGACACTGGCATCAGAGAGCAGCTGGTGCACCTGCAGTTAGCACAGCAGTATTGCTCAAATGATATCCTTGCTTTCTGCTGCAGTGTTTGCTTATTGCAGTCTGAGTGACAAGTGTGCTTTTTGCCTGATGAGAAAACTTCACTCCTAAATGAACCAAGTTTTCTTACATccatttagttttgtttttgtgatctCTATCTTGTGTATTATTTGTTAAGGAACTCACCTTTTAAACTCAGCATCGTTAATGTTGTATTTACAGTGCATCAATGCTTTCAGGCTTGCAAGCAATCAATAAAAGTTTTGTCTACTTCAGAAATGCTGATTTGGCATTTCCGAATCGGAACACGTGGTGATGGTCCAATTTGTGTCCTGTCCTTTGTCACCTTGGACAGAGCGGGCTGCGTTTGTCTCGGTTAGATATAGCCACTCTGCTGCTTGAGCTCCACCTCTCTTTTGCTGCATGAGTAGGAGGATCAGCAACCACATTAGACTAACATCCCAGCCCCACAGACAAACCAGCATGCCTATGACTCAGTGttgaacacagagagagtccTTTGTGGCTATGAGGCTGACAGCGTCTGGTGCAGTATCGACACTGAGGATTGCCATTCTTTGATGCTTGAGTGTTGTTATGGCTTTGGGTGTGTCAAACGGCactgatatttatttaaaagtcaaTTGGGATTGATCGAGACTCACTGACTGATCATGCAATGCAGCAAACTCTTACAGCTACCAAGCCTCAAATGAATGTAAATCTGGccatttttgttaacatttgtatttgttttgttattttttgttgtaaaatCCATTTAACTAAAGGACATTTGGTTATAGACATCCAGTTGGTGAATTACTTGGACAGTATACTGGTTTTTATTCTGCAGAGCAGGGTACACCCTGTATCCTGCCACCTGTTCCCAGACATAAATGGAGGTTTAGGGAGCTAGTCCCAGCAGCTGTGGATGTGGTGGCCAGAGGGTAGCTCACCTGCATGCTCCTCTTGCTGATCTGTTGCGTGATGTGCACCTTGCCCGTGCTGGGGTCCACTCCGGAGAGAGGCACCAGCGCCTCGCCGATCACGTCATCCCGCGAGAAGCGGTCGAAGCTCAGCACCAAGAAGTGGAGGACGAGCTCGGGCAGCGAGCTGTACGGCACGCCATAGAACGTGAACGTCTCGTCGAAGGCCGGCTCCAACGTCCTGCGCAGGACGCGCGTCTTGACGCGGTGCTTCTTCTCCGGCAGGATGGTCATCTTCACGTAGGGGTCGGCACTGCCTGCCTGGCCCTTCACGGCAGGCAGCCCGTGCGCCTCCACGATGGTGACCACCAGGGCCTTCTTGGGGAAGTTGTAGTCAATGGCCAGGCTGAGGGTGCCGCGACCAGCCTCCTCGGCAGGGCTGAACGGCGTGGCCGTGTTGGAGGCCGTGGTGCTGGAGCTCTGGCTGCTCCCCGCCGAGCTGTTCTCCAGGCAGCAGTAGTCGGAGCGGACGGGCAGCTCCCTCTCCAGACGCAGCACGGTCCTGCCGTCCACCTCTTCCTGGGGCGGAGGGTTCCCCGTGGGGCTGCCCTCTGGGGCTGTGCCCGCATCCACAAGCACCACGGGGCAGCCTGCGCCTGCACGCTCCGCATCAGCCCGCCGTGCCAGTCGCACAATCTTCTTGCTGCTGGTCAGTGTCTCTGGATAGATGCTCATTCCTTTCAGCATATGGATGAACTTGTAAGGCGGGTCGGCCGACGGGTCGCCGTATTCTGACTGGATGCCGTGGAGCTTATAGTTTCCCATCATCCTGTGGTAGCGCTTCTGGCAGCATGTCCACACAAAGATCAACGCCACCACCGCCACTACCAGCACACCAGCACCAATAAAGCCCGCAAGCACTGGGGACATatctgagagacagagagagagattggggtGGGACGGGGGGGGGTTCATAAGCTGTAGCTCAACAATTAAAGGATATCATGGACACATCCACAGAGATGACACATAAGACATCGTTTCATATATATTTCCTTACTCCACATTTGAGTTTTACAGTGTGAACTTGAATGTGTGCCAAAGAGGATAATGCACATCCCCTATTGTTTGGTTGCAGGAAACTGTGACTTTATTTTAGAggaaaatgtataaacaaatatagAAACAAGTATACAGTACTCTGAATGAAGCACATATGAGGGTCCATGAGAAGCGAGTGAGACAAAAGCGCACAGAGAGCcagagtgggtgtgggaggaCAAGATGATTCACAAAGACAATAGAGAGAAAACGGAAAAAAGACCCAGTTGAGACCAGtagaataaaacacacacacacacaatttaagcACAAGAAAGGTACAGTTGTGTAACCGTGGTCAAATCTGCTCTCAGACACGTTTCTAGTTGATGTCACTGTCTGAAAGTCACATTGCACTAGCACAATATGCATTTCCCTGTGACCAGGCATAAAGTGACCACGTAATGTGATTAAAAACGAGTGGGAAGAGTGTAGCCGGGGCGGTtggaggaggacgagggagagaaagaggcccATCGGCTTGCTCACACGCTATGAGCCACATGAGACACAAACGTGGAGACAGACAAGCACCAGAGTTGAGCTAACAGGCCTACAGCACTAGCTCGGTTACACGTGCACCTTCCTGCTTGTCACTGTGGTGCAACGACATAGAGCAGCTGAGAGTAGAATACCAATGAGCCTCACAGACACACGCCAGGACACATCAGTCTCAGCCCAGCACTACACTGACAGGACGGGAAAGGAAAAATTCCATTCAAAAAATTCCAGAGCTTTGGGCCTGACAGTCCTGTCATTAGGACAAGTTTGGGTGTGgcatttttcatttcactgGCATCTTTAATATCTATTTTTAGCTGTGAACCTCTTAGGAAAACTAAATAGATTATACTTTTTTGGACGTTCATTGTCTGAATTCATAGCTGGCTTGTGttaaatacaaatgttaaatacaatatattgTAACTAATGTGggtctaatttatttatgtgtttatttattttttacagagtACAATC contains:
- the syt11b gene encoding synaptotagmin-11b, with translation MAEITEIRAAYDMSPVLAGFIGAGVLVVAVVALIFVWTCCQKRYHRMMGNYKLHGIQSEYGDPSADPPYKFIHMLKGMSIYPETLTSSKKIVRLARRADAERAGAGCPVVLVDAGTAPEGSPTGNPPPQEEVDGRTVLRLERELPVRSDYCCLENSSAGSSQSSSTTASNTATPFSPAEEAGRGTLSLAIDYNFPKKALVVTIVEAHGLPAVKGQAGSADPYVKMTILPEKKHRVKTRVLRRTLEPAFDETFTFYGVPYSSLPELVLHFLVLSFDRFSRDDVIGEALVPLSGVDPSTGKVHITQQISKRSMQCVSRGELLVSLSYQPVSHRLSVVVLKARRLPELDITGLAGNPYVKVNVFYGRKRIAKKKTHVKKCTPNPVFNESFIYDVPADLLPDISIEFLVMDFDRTTKNQAVGRLILGMHSPCPSGASHWQDVCQNPRRQISKWHSLSEY